One window of Robiginitalea biformata HTCC2501 genomic DNA carries:
- a CDS encoding 4Fe-4S dicluster domain-containing protein, whose product MAIIITDECINCGACEPECPNTAIYEGADEWRYSDGTSLEGNVVLPNGKEVDADAVQEPISDEVYYIAPDKCTECMGFHEEPQCAAVCPVDCCVPDDDHVETEEELLGKQRFMHPEG is encoded by the coding sequence ATGGCGATTATCATAACAGACGAGTGTATAAACTGCGGGGCCTGTGAACCCGAATGCCCGAATACCGCAATCTACGAGGGGGCGGACGAATGGCGATACAGCGACGGGACTTCTCTTGAAGGCAACGTGGTCCTCCCCAATGGGAAGGAAGTAGACGCAGATGCCGTGCAGGAACCCATCAGTGATGAAGTTTATTACATCGCCCCGGACAAGTGTACGGAATGCATGGGCTTCCACGAAGAACCCCAGTGCGCGGCCGTATGCCCGGTAGATTGCTGCGTCCCGGACGACGACCATGTGGAAACCGAAGAGGAACTGCTCG